From the Rhodocyclaceae bacterium genome, one window contains:
- a CDS encoding HAMP domain-containing protein: MEAEAVMTTDSFTMFGLVSKALTDVIVYNTKISDEAVASAHAAHEEGVRTLSYVLIATLVIGLLAAWLITRSVTHPLRKAVAAADAIAAGDLTTRIEVDGRDEAAALMQSMRAMTGVIEALVSAQAEMARQHEEGWIDHRIQADAFPGTFRQVAESVNDLVAAHIAVKYRVVEIISAYSKGDLTPKMDRLPGKKAEITAAVDAVQSSLVTIVGQIKEATESINTAAKEIAQGNTDLSQRTEEQASSLEETASSMEELTSTVKQNSENAKQANQLAIGASEVAVRGGSVVGEVVRTMDEITTASKKISDIIGVIDGIAFQTNILALNAAVEAARAGEQGRGFAVVASEVRNLAQRSAAAAREIKALIGDSVQKVEGGSKLVGEAGKTIQEVVHQVKRVTDIMAEISAASMEQSSGIEQVNTAVTQMDEVTQQNAALVEEAAAAAESLQEQAEVLADTVSVFRLSEDAAPVAYSGAERRGPNRAKNVSRLKPSASSPVPVSAPAAEVARPVEAAPLARPARAVNADESWEEF; the protein is encoded by the coding sequence ATGGAGGCGGAAGCCGTCATGACTACGGATTCCTTCACGATGTTCGGCCTCGTGTCGAAGGCGCTTACGGATGTGATCGTGTACAACACGAAGATCTCCGACGAGGCAGTGGCCTCTGCGCACGCCGCACACGAAGAGGGGGTGCGAACGCTGTCTTATGTACTGATCGCGACTCTGGTGATCGGTCTGCTGGCAGCGTGGTTGATCACACGCTCGGTCACCCACCCGTTGCGCAAGGCGGTTGCCGCCGCAGACGCGATTGCAGCCGGCGACCTGACCACTCGCATCGAAGTCGACGGACGCGACGAAGCGGCTGCGCTGATGCAGTCGATGCGGGCGATGACCGGCGTCATCGAAGCGCTGGTGTCCGCGCAGGCCGAGATGGCAAGGCAGCACGAGGAAGGCTGGATCGACCACAGGATCCAGGCAGACGCGTTCCCGGGGACGTTCCGGCAGGTTGCGGAGTCGGTGAATGACCTCGTGGCCGCCCACATCGCGGTGAAGTACCGGGTCGTGGAGATCATCAGCGCATACTCGAAGGGCGACCTCACGCCGAAGATGGACCGCTTGCCGGGCAAGAAGGCCGAGATCACGGCGGCGGTGGACGCGGTGCAGAGCAGCCTGGTCACCATCGTCGGGCAGATCAAGGAAGCGACCGAGTCGATCAACACCGCGGCGAAGGAGATCGCGCAGGGCAACACCGATCTCTCGCAGCGCACGGAAGAGCAGGCGTCGAGCCTCGAGGAGACCGCTTCCAGCATGGAAGAGCTGACCTCGACGGTGAAGCAGAACAGCGAGAACGCGAAGCAGGCGAACCAGCTGGCGATCGGCGCCTCGGAAGTCGCGGTACGCGGCGGCTCGGTCGTCGGCGAGGTGGTGCGCACGATGGACGAGATCACTACCGCATCGAAGAAGATCTCCGACATCATCGGCGTGATCGACGGCATTGCGTTCCAGACCAACATCCTTGCGCTGAACGCGGCGGTGGAAGCGGCCCGTGCCGGCGAGCAGGGCCGGGGCTTCGCGGTGGTGGCGAGCGAGGTGCGCAACCTTGCACAGCGCTCGGCCGCGGCAGCGCGCGAGATCAAGGCGCTGATCGGCGACTCGGTACAGAAGGTCGAGGGTGGTTCGAAGCTGGTCGGCGAGGCGGGAAAGACCATCCAGGAGGTGGTGCACCAGGTCAAGCGTGTCACCGACATCATGGCGGAGATCTCGGCTGCCTCGATGGAGCAGAGCTCCGGCATCGAGCAGGTGAATACCGCCGTCACGCAGATGGACGAGGTGACTCAGCAGAACGCGGCGCTGGTCGAAGAGGCCGCGGCCGCAGCCGAATCGCTGCAGGAGCAGGCGGAGGTGCTGGCCGATACGGTGTCCGTGTTCCGGCTGTCCGAGGATGCAGCGCCGGTGGCCTACAGCGGCGCCGAGCGTCGCGGTCCGAATCGCGCCAAGAACGTTTCGCGCCTGAAGCCGTCGGCATCGTCGCCCGTGCCTGTATCGGCGCCGGCGGCAGAGGTCGCCCGGCCTGTGGAAGCAGCGCCCCTGGCGCGACCCGCCAGGGCCGTGAACGCCGATGAATCGTGGGAAGAGTTCTGA
- a CDS encoding CTP synthase: VFVTEDGAETDLDLGHYERFVSTRMRRVNNFTTGQIYESVIKKERRGEYLGKTVQVIPHITNEIQDFIERGARAAWSGEADVAIIEIGGTVGDIESLPFVEAARQMSLRLGRGSCCFVHLTLVPFIPSAGELKTKPTQHSVQKLREIGISPDVLLCRADRPIPEDERAKISLFSNVQLDSVISVWDADSIYKIPSMLHKQGLDQIVCDVLGLKAGAADLADWDALVHGLEHPERTVRIGMVGKYVDLSDSYKSLNEALNHAGIKTRTRVVIEYVDSEQIESGAASSLDHLDAILVPGGFGKRGTEGKIQAIRFARERGVPYLGICLGMQLATIEFARNVCGLTGANSTEFDPDTAHPVVALITEWKDRTGQIEKRTEKSDLGGTMRLGAQRCPVLAGTLAARIYGAEVNERHRHRYEVNNAYVPQLEAAGYKVSARTPSESLPEMMELPAHPFFVGVQFHPEFNSTPRAGHPLFTAFVRAAIVRAEQVQAAACGVAAPAAA, encoded by the coding sequence AGGTGTTCGTGACCGAGGACGGTGCCGAGACCGATCTCGACCTCGGGCACTACGAGCGGTTCGTGTCTACCCGGATGCGGCGGGTGAACAACTTCACTACCGGCCAGATCTACGAGTCGGTGATCAAGAAGGAACGGCGCGGCGAGTACCTCGGCAAGACCGTTCAGGTGATTCCGCACATCACCAACGAGATCCAGGACTTCATCGAACGCGGCGCCCGTGCGGCCTGGAGCGGCGAAGCCGATGTCGCGATCATCGAGATCGGCGGCACGGTCGGCGACATCGAATCGCTGCCCTTCGTCGAAGCCGCAAGACAGATGAGCCTGCGGCTCGGCCGCGGATCCTGCTGTTTCGTGCACCTCACGCTGGTTCCTTTCATCCCGTCGGCGGGTGAACTGAAGACCAAGCCGACGCAGCACAGCGTCCAGAAGCTGCGCGAGATCGGCATCTCTCCGGACGTGCTGCTGTGCCGGGCCGACCGCCCGATCCCGGAGGACGAGCGAGCGAAGATCTCGTTGTTCTCGAATGTGCAGCTTGACTCGGTGATATCGGTCTGGGATGCCGACTCGATCTACAAGATCCCTTCGATGCTGCACAAGCAGGGGCTCGACCAGATCGTCTGCGACGTGCTCGGGCTGAAGGCAGGGGCTGCTGACCTTGCCGACTGGGACGCCCTCGTGCACGGTCTCGAGCATCCCGAGCGGACGGTCCGCATCGGCATGGTCGGCAAGTACGTCGACCTGTCCGACTCCTACAAGTCCCTGAACGAAGCGCTCAACCACGCCGGCATCAAGACCCGTACGCGCGTGGTGATCGAGTACGTCGACTCCGAGCAGATCGAAAGCGGCGCCGCGTCTTCGCTCGATCATCTCGATGCGATCCTCGTCCCGGGCGGCTTCGGCAAGCGTGGCACTGAAGGCAAGATCCAGGCGATCCGCTTCGCACGCGAACGCGGGGTGCCCTACCTCGGCATCTGCCTGGGCATGCAACTGGCCACGATCGAGTTCGCACGAAATGTCTGCGGGCTGACCGGAGCAAACTCCACCGAGTTCGATCCCGACACGGCTCACCCGGTGGTCGCGCTTATCACCGAGTGGAAGGACCGTACCGGGCAGATCGAAAAGCGCACCGAGAAGTCCGATCTCGGCGGCACGATGCGCCTGGGTGCGCAGCGCTGCCCGGTGCTGGCGGGCACGCTCGCCGCGCGCATCTACGGCGCGGAGGTGAACGAACGGCATCGGCACCGATACGAGGTGAACAATGCATATGTGCCCCAGCTGGAAGCGGCCGGGTACAAGGTGTCCGCGCGCACCCCGAGCGAGTCGTTGCCCGAGATGATGGAACTTCCTGCGCATCCGTTCTTCGTGGGTGTGCAGTTCCACCCCGAGTTCAATTCCACGCCGCGAGCCGGGCATCCGCTCTTTACCGCATTCGTCAGGGCGGCGATCGTGCGCGCCGAGCAGGTGCAGGCGGCAGCCTGCGGCGTCGCGGCACCGGCGGCAGCCTGA
- the ftsB gene encoding cell division protein FtsB: protein MRLLSLGLAVLIALLQVPLWIGKGSWLRVWEVDRRLVAQREVNGRLLHRNETLDAEVRDLKTGYEAIEERARAELGMIRQDELFIQVLGSEPAPAPRPASPGKGVLTPPTGGR, encoded by the coding sequence ATGAGACTGCTCAGTCTGGGGCTCGCCGTGCTGATTGCCTTGCTGCAGGTGCCGCTCTGGATCGGCAAGGGCAGCTGGCTGCGAGTCTGGGAGGTCGATCGCCGGCTCGTTGCCCAGCGTGAGGTGAACGGGCGCCTGCTGCACCGTAACGAGACGCTCGACGCGGAAGTCCGTGACCTGAAGACCGGGTACGAGGCGATCGAGGAGCGGGCACGCGCCGAACTGGGCATGATCCGGCAGGATGAATTGTTCATCCAGGTTCTGGGTAGTGAGCCAGCACCCGCGCCGCGTCCCGCGAGCCCTGGCAAGGGAGTTCTGACCCCGCCTACAGGGGGGCGCTGA
- a CDS encoding chemotaxis protein CheW yields the protein MSNINRAPSAIGGTAATAAVPSGTSEFLTFKLGAEEYGVEILKVQEIRGYDAVTAIANTPDFIKGVINLRGVIVPIVDLRIKFSLGSVTYDPFTVVIILNIAGRVMGIVVDGVSDVQELDGSQIRPAPEFGAGLDTEYIIGLGTAGERMLILVDIERLMTSRDMALIDETASVH from the coding sequence ATGAGCAACATCAATCGAGCACCCTCGGCAATCGGAGGAACCGCTGCCACTGCTGCGGTCCCCTCGGGCACCAGCGAATTCCTGACGTTCAAGCTCGGTGCTGAAGAGTATGGGGTCGAGATCCTGAAGGTGCAGGAGATCCGCGGCTACGATGCGGTCACCGCGATCGCAAACACGCCGGATTTCATCAAGGGCGTCATCAACCTGCGAGGCGTGATCGTCCCGATCGTCGACCTGCGCATCAAGTTCAGCCTGGGCAGCGTTACCTACGACCCCTTCACCGTGGTGATCATCCTGAACATCGCAGGCCGTGTGATGGGCATCGTGGTCGACGGGGTGTCGGACGTACAGGAACTGGACGGCTCGCAGATCCGTCCGGCACCGGAGTTCGGTGCCGGCCTGGATACCGAGTACATCATCGGCCTGGGCACGGCGGGCGAGCGCATGTTGATCCTGGTGGACATCGAGCGACTGATGACCAGCCGCGACATGGCCCTGATCGACGAGACAGCCTCGGTCCACTGA
- the kdsA gene encoding 3-deoxy-8-phosphooctulonate synthase, whose protein sequence is MKLCGFEAGLDRPLFLIAGPCVVESRDLVEEIAGRLKEIVAPLGIPLIFKASYDKANRSSGKSFRGPGMQKGLEILSGVRSTFGLPVLTDVHEAADVAEVAAAVDVLQTPAFLCRQTDFIQAVASAGRVVNIKKGQFLSPQEMGNVVDKARAASGVDNIMVCERGFSFGYQNLVSDMRSLAIMRDTGCPVVFDATHSVQLPGGQGTSSGGQREFVPVLARAAVAAGISGIFMETHPRPEQALSDGPNAWPLGLMPELLETLAALDAQVKSRPLAERRITR, encoded by the coding sequence ATGAAACTCTGCGGCTTCGAGGCTGGCCTCGACCGACCGCTGTTCCTGATCGCCGGCCCGTGCGTGGTCGAGTCGCGCGATCTGGTCGAGGAGATTGCCGGTCGCCTGAAGGAGATCGTCGCGCCGCTCGGCATTCCGCTGATCTTCAAGGCGTCCTACGACAAGGCCAACCGCAGTTCGGGGAAGTCCTTCCGCGGGCCCGGCATGCAGAAGGGCCTCGAGATCCTGTCTGGTGTGCGCAGTACCTTCGGCCTGCCGGTACTGACCGATGTCCACGAGGCGGCGGACGTGGCCGAGGTGGCGGCAGCAGTCGACGTGTTGCAGACGCCCGCTTTCCTCTGCCGACAGACGGATTTCATCCAGGCAGTTGCCAGCGCCGGCCGGGTGGTCAATATCAAGAAGGGCCAGTTCCTGTCGCCCCAGGAAATGGGTAACGTGGTCGACAAGGCGCGCGCGGCGAGCGGTGTCGACAACATCATGGTTTGCGAGCGCGGTTTTTCCTTCGGTTACCAGAACCTGGTGTCCGACATGCGATCGCTCGCGATCATGCGCGACACCGGTTGCCCGGTCGTGTTCGATGCAACGCATTCGGTGCAGTTGCCGGGCGGGCAGGGCACCTCCAGCGGCGGGCAGCGTGAATTCGTGCCGGTGCTGGCGCGTGCGGCGGTGGCGGCCGGCATCTCCGGCATTTTCATGGAGACGCATCCACGTCCTGAACAGGCGCTGTCCGACGGTCCTAATGCCTGGCCCCTCGGATTGATGCCGGAACTGCTCGAGACGCTGGCCGCGCTCGATGCGCAGGTCAAGTCGAGGCCGCTCGCGGAACGCCGGATCACGCGTTGA
- a CDS encoding response regulator: MAKMILAVDDSASIRQMVVFTLKSAGYDVIEAVDGQDGLEKAKTKAVSLVLTDQNMPRMDGISLVKELRALPQHKSTPILMLTTESSDQMKAQGKAAGATGWLVKPFDPAKLLEVVKKVIG; this comes from the coding sequence ATGGCGAAGATGATCCTTGCAGTGGATGATTCCGCATCGATACGGCAGATGGTTGTGTTTACCCTGAAGAGCGCCGGGTATGACGTGATAGAGGCGGTCGACGGGCAGGACGGTCTGGAGAAGGCCAAGACGAAGGCGGTCAGCCTGGTGCTGACCGACCAGAACATGCCGAGGATGGATGGCATTTCGCTCGTCAAGGAGCTGCGCGCGCTTCCCCAGCACAAGAGCACGCCGATCCTGATGCTTACCACCGAGTCCAGCGACCAGATGAAGGCCCAGGGCAAGGCGGCGGGCGCAACCGGCTGGCTCGTCAAGCCGTTCGACCCGGCGAAGCTGCTGGAGGTCGTCAAGAAGGTCATCGGCTGA
- the eno gene encoding phosphopyruvate hydratase, which translates to MSAIVEVVAREILDSRGNPTVEADVLLESGVMGRAAVPSGASTGAKEALEMRDGDQARYGGKGVLKAVEHVNTEICEAIIGLDAVEQGFIDRALIELDGTDNKGRLGANALLAVSMAVARAAAEESGLPLYRYLGGAGPMRLPVPMMNVINGGAHANNNLDMQEFMIVPLGAPSFSEALRYGAEVFQTLKKLIDGRGLSTGVGDEGGFAPDLPNNESAIELVLEAIEKAGYRPGEDIALALDCASSEFHEDGKYRLASERAILGAGEFADYLGRWVAKYPIISIEDGMDEADWSGWKLLTDRLGDKVQLVGDDLFVTNSRILQQGIDAGVANAILIKVNQIGTLSETLEAVDLARRSAYASVISHRSGETEDTTIADISVATNVLQIKTGSLSRSDRIAKYNQLLRIQEDLGDAAAYGGRSAFRQLR; encoded by the coding sequence ATGAGTGCAATCGTAGAGGTGGTCGCGCGCGAGATCCTCGATTCCCGTGGTAACCCGACAGTCGAGGCCGATGTACTCCTCGAATCGGGCGTGATGGGCCGCGCGGCCGTGCCATCAGGTGCCTCGACGGGAGCCAAGGAAGCCCTCGAGATGCGCGACGGCGACCAGGCGCGCTATGGCGGCAAGGGCGTACTCAAGGCAGTCGAGCACGTGAACACCGAGATCTGCGAGGCGATCATCGGGCTGGACGCGGTCGAGCAGGGGTTCATCGACCGTGCGCTGATCGAGCTCGACGGCACTGACAACAAGGGCCGCCTCGGCGCCAACGCGCTGCTTGCCGTGTCGATGGCCGTGGCGCGCGCCGCAGCCGAGGAATCCGGCCTGCCGCTGTATCGGTACCTCGGGGGTGCTGGGCCGATGCGGTTGCCGGTGCCGATGATGAACGTGATCAACGGCGGGGCGCACGCGAACAACAATCTCGACATGCAGGAGTTCATGATCGTGCCGTTGGGCGCGCCGAGCTTCTCCGAGGCGCTGCGCTACGGCGCGGAGGTGTTCCAGACGTTGAAGAAGCTGATCGACGGCCGTGGGCTTTCGACCGGGGTTGGCGACGAGGGTGGCTTCGCGCCCGACCTGCCCAACAACGAGTCGGCAATCGAGCTGGTGCTGGAGGCGATCGAGAAGGCCGGGTACCGGCCCGGCGAGGACATCGCCCTCGCGCTCGATTGTGCGAGTTCCGAGTTCCACGAGGACGGCAAGTACCGGCTGGCATCCGAACGGGCGATACTCGGCGCTGGCGAGTTTGCCGATTACCTCGGCCGCTGGGTTGCCAAGTATCCGATCATCAGCATCGAGGACGGGATGGACGAGGCCGACTGGAGCGGCTGGAAGCTGTTGACCGACCGGCTGGGCGACAAGGTGCAACTGGTCGGCGACGACCTGTTCGTCACCAACAGCCGCATCCTCCAACAGGGTATCGACGCAGGTGTGGCCAACGCGATCCTGATCAAGGTCAACCAGATCGGCACCCTGAGCGAAACGCTCGAGGCCGTCGACCTTGCGCGCCGTTCGGCCTACGCGTCGGTGATCTCGCACCGCTCGGGCGAGACGGAGGACACCACGATCGCCGATATCTCGGTGGCCACCAACGTGCTTCAGATAAAGACCGGATCGCTGTCCCGGTCGGACCGCATCGCCAAGTACAACCAGCTGCTGCGCATCCAGGAAGACCTGGGTGATGCCGCCGCATATGGTGGCCGATCCGCGTTCCGTCAGCTGCGGTGA
- a CDS encoding methyl-accepting chemotaxis protein gives MHSSSVSRPLSGYLTATLVCAAAACVAQAVWLVAMSLPWQALPGLLALLAVSTSMLLLRTHGPAPADRAVAGVEAYGSGLAATPLGRAFSVHRDAIAHGVQAVGDDIGRTSGLLQEAVTSLADSFSQMHELTQEQQRITLAITAGSPNGNATGERITFERFVEHSSSAMQALVQNILNNSQVGMKLVGQMETVDTQIKSALSILAEVEGISKQTNLLALNAAIEAARAGEAGRGFAVVADEVRKLSGRTHHFSDQIRQEIGQVCESLNEAEKAIHSMASQDMTFALHAKREADDMTTQVAQINEELARAMARTSELAGDMESRVGKAVTALQFQDITTQLLANCQGRVEVVEHLFEAIGREFSAVPGRPPVEEVVAELVARTDAMEARNPVAQKQMAGGDIDLF, from the coding sequence ATGCATTCTTCGTCCGTTTCCCGGCCATTGTCCGGCTACCTGACGGCGACCCTGGTGTGCGCCGCAGCGGCCTGCGTGGCTCAGGCCGTCTGGCTGGTGGCGATGTCACTGCCCTGGCAGGCCTTGCCCGGCCTGCTGGCCCTGCTCGCCGTGTCGACCTCCATGCTGCTGCTTCGCACGCACGGCCCCGCGCCGGCCGATCGCGCCGTGGCTGGGGTCGAGGCCTACGGTAGCGGCCTCGCTGCCACCCCCCTCGGACGGGCGTTCTCTGTCCACCGCGACGCAATCGCCCACGGCGTTCAGGCCGTCGGTGACGACATCGGCCGGACCAGCGGGCTGCTGCAGGAAGCCGTCACCAGCCTCGCCGACAGCTTCAGCCAGATGCACGAACTGACGCAGGAACAACAGCGCATCACGCTGGCGATCACCGCCGGCAGTCCGAACGGCAATGCGACCGGCGAGCGCATCACCTTCGAACGGTTCGTCGAACACTCTTCTTCTGCGATGCAGGCGCTGGTTCAGAACATCCTGAACAACAGCCAGGTCGGCATGAAGCTGGTGGGGCAGATGGAAACCGTCGACACTCAGATCAAGAGCGCCCTTTCGATCCTCGCCGAGGTGGAGGGCATCTCCAAGCAGACCAACCTGCTGGCCCTCAATGCGGCGATCGAAGCGGCACGTGCCGGCGAGGCCGGGCGTGGCTTTGCGGTTGTCGCGGACGAGGTACGCAAGCTCTCCGGGCGCACCCACCATTTCAGCGACCAGATCCGCCAGGAGATCGGACAGGTCTGCGAATCGCTGAACGAAGCCGAGAAGGCGATCCATTCGATGGCTTCTCAGGACATGACGTTCGCGCTGCATGCAAAGCGCGAGGCCGACGACATGACGACGCAGGTGGCACAGATCAACGAGGAACTGGCGCGCGCCATGGCGCGTACCTCCGAACTGGCTGGCGACATGGAATCGCGCGTCGGCAAGGCGGTCACGGCACTGCAGTTCCAGGACATTACCACGCAGCTGCTGGCGAACTGCCAGGGGCGGGTGGAGGTGGTCGAGCATCTGTTCGAGGCGATCGGGCGCGAGTTTTCGGCTGTGCCGGGCAGGCCGCCAGTGGAGGAAGTGGTGGCAGAGTTGGTCGCGCGGACCGATGCCATGGAGGCACGCAATCCGGTCGCCCAGAAACAGATGGCCGGCGGCGATATTGACCTTTTCTGA
- a CDS encoding chemotaxis protein CheW, which produces MSIDISQFFQVFFEECAEHLASMENLLLELDPSDPDPEQLNAIFRAAHSIKGGAGTFGFTDIANTTHSLETLLDRLRKEEIALRPEMIDAFLHAKDVIAAQLAERRGESTSELDADAAEGVMKWLDVLAGADGHAPGDAGTGQASPPSAPAAPDASRIPLARFDIAVHSDAVDEAVIEGLIGELRSLGSLEVTAEPDDRHSPSPRPAPRTWRMVLTAAVAEAAVRELFEFVVPPEDVEVSVVLPGEVLPASDLPQVPAAAEAAYGFFDDDEAGPGIAGGMTAASGDADPDEGFGFFDDAPGVPAASAAGEAETQGFGFFDEAPGAPAAAAPHGASTAPTTGPASVGRRVSDRAADAPVRAGRRATDKQVTTAADSASIRVGVEKVDMLMNLVSELVITQSMLMQSASALDQAANERLLAGLGLLGRNTRDLQEAVMSIRMLPISFVFSRFPRVVRDLASKLGKQVDLRTCGESAELDKGLIEKIADPLTHLVRNSLDHGIEAPEVRVAAGKPATGTITLNAMHQGGSIVIEVSDDGGGLNRERILQKARERGLPANDGMTDGEVWQLIFEPGFSTADVITDVSGRGVGMDVVKRNIAEMNGSVSIESKAGQGTRIAIRLPLTMAILDGLSVKVGGSTLILPLNSIVESIRPGKEAIRTVGGRARTIAVRGEYLNVIELRRLFCAADAPAAEMPVMVIVDAAGQKAALCVDELLGQHQVVIKSLETNYRKVNGVSGATIMGDGRVALIVDVPAVMRTGNGLAHAA; this is translated from the coding sequence ATGTCGATAGACATTAGCCAGTTCTTCCAGGTGTTCTTCGAAGAATGCGCGGAACACCTCGCAAGCATGGAGAACCTGCTTCTCGAACTCGATCCGTCCGACCCGGATCCCGAGCAGCTCAATGCAATCTTCCGTGCAGCCCACTCGATCAAGGGCGGAGCGGGGACGTTTGGTTTCACCGATATCGCGAACACCACGCACTCCCTGGAAACCCTGCTCGATCGCCTGCGCAAGGAGGAGATCGCCTTGCGCCCGGAGATGATCGATGCCTTTCTCCATGCCAAGGATGTGATCGCGGCTCAACTCGCCGAGCGTCGGGGGGAGTCGACCAGCGAGCTCGATGCCGATGCGGCCGAGGGCGTGATGAAGTGGCTCGACGTGCTGGCAGGGGCCGATGGCCATGCACCCGGCGATGCCGGGACCGGACAGGCGTCCCCACCGTCCGCGCCCGCAGCGCCGGATGCGTCTCGCATACCGCTTGCCCGCTTCGACATCGCCGTGCATTCCGACGCGGTCGACGAGGCCGTCATCGAAGGGCTGATCGGGGAACTGCGTTCGCTGGGCTCGCTGGAAGTCACCGCCGAGCCGGATGATCGCCACTCGCCTAGCCCTCGGCCGGCGCCCCGTACCTGGCGCATGGTTCTCACCGCCGCCGTGGCAGAAGCGGCCGTGCGCGAACTGTTCGAGTTCGTCGTCCCGCCCGAGGATGTCGAGGTCTCGGTCGTGCTGCCTGGCGAAGTACTGCCTGCGTCCGATCTGCCCCAGGTGCCTGCCGCCGCCGAGGCAGCCTATGGTTTCTTCGACGACGATGAGGCGGGTCCGGGCATCGCGGGCGGCATGACTGCGGCCAGTGGCGACGCAGATCCGGACGAGGGATTCGGCTTCTTCGACGATGCGCCCGGTGTGCCGGCCGCGTCAGCTGCAGGTGAAGCTGAAACGCAGGGTTTCGGTTTCTTCGACGAAGCGCCAGGCGCGCCTGCGGCGGCTGCGCCCCATGGCGCCTCGACAGCGCCGACCACAGGCCCTGCGTCGGTCGGCCGGAGGGTGTCGGACCGGGCAGCGGACGCGCCGGTGCGCGCAGGCCGGCGGGCGACCGACAAGCAGGTGACGACTGCAGCCGACAGTGCCTCGATCCGGGTCGGCGTCGAGAAGGTCGACATGTTGATGAACCTGGTGAGCGAACTGGTGATCACTCAGTCGATGCTGATGCAGTCGGCCAGTGCGCTCGATCAGGCCGCCAACGAGCGCCTGCTCGCCGGGCTGGGCCTGCTCGGGCGCAACACCCGCGACCTGCAGGAAGCGGTGATGTCGATCCGCATGTTGCCGATTTCGTTCGTGTTCAGCCGCTTCCCGCGCGTGGTACGCGACCTCGCCAGCAAGCTCGGCAAGCAGGTCGATTTGCGTACCTGCGGCGAGAGTGCGGAACTGGACAAGGGCCTGATCGAGAAGATCGCCGACCCGCTGACCCATCTCGTGCGCAACAGCCTGGACCATGGCATCGAGGCACCGGAGGTTCGCGTGGCCGCAGGCAAGCCGGCGACCGGAACCATCACCCTGAACGCGATGCATCAGGGCGGCAGCATCGTGATCGAGGTGAGCGACGACGGCGGTGGCCTCAACCGCGAGCGGATCCTGCAGAAGGCGCGCGAACGCGGCTTGCCGGCAAATGACGGTATGACCGACGGGGAGGTGTGGCAGCTCATCTTCGAGCCGGGTTTTTCGACCGCCGATGTGATCACCGACGTATCCGGCCGTGGCGTCGGGATGGACGTGGTGAAGCGGAACATCGCCGAGATGAACGGCAGCGTATCGATCGAATCGAAGGCCGGCCAGGGTACGCGAATCGCGATCCGGCTGCCGCTGACGATGGCGATTCTCGACGGGTTGTCGGTCAAGGTGGGCGGCAGCACGCTGATCCTGCCGCTGAACTCGATCGTGGAATCGATCCGGCCAGGCAAGGAGGCTATCCGTACCGTTGGCGGTCGGGCACGGACCATCGCGGTGCGCGGCGAGTACCTGAACGTGATCGAACTGCGTCGCTTGTTCTGCGCAGCCGATGCGCCAGCAGCCGAGATGCCGGTGATGGTGATCGTCGACGCGGCGGGCCAGAAGGCGGCGCTTTGCGTGGACGAGTTGCTGGGACAGCACCAGGTCGTGATCAAGAGCCTGGAGACGAACTACCGGAAGGTCAACGGGGTGTCGGGCGCAACCATCATGGGTGACGGAAGGGTGGCCCTGATCGTGGATGTACCCGCTGTGATGCGGACCGGAAACGGCCTCGCGCACGCAGCCTGA